The Candidatus Nanohalovita haloferacivicina region TGTTCTGGACTCTGTGTTCCTGTACAGACGATTTTTCCTGAGCCGAAAAGTAGTGCTGCGGCCTTTGGCTCTTCAAGTCGGTATACTAGGCCTGGGAACTGCTCCGGCTCGTATTCTGTGTTTTCTAGATAAATTGCGATTCTGTCTAGAGGCAGTCGTTGGTCGAATGTTGCGGAAGCAACAACGTTTTGGATCTTAATGTCTTCGTCTTCTACCATTTGTGGATTTCACCTGGAATTGGCAAACGTGGCCTCATTCAAAACTTAAGACCAGTTTATATAGTTTATATACGGTTTATAAGTGAAACCTTTTAAATAGACCGCTTAAAAGAGTTTCACAAAGTATATATTTCCGAAGAAAAAAAATCTATTCTTCCAGGCCTTCAAGAGATTTTACAGTTCCTGCAACCTGTTCAACTGTTACAAAGGCCTCTTCGCCAACTATCTCATCTATAAATATCAGGGCTGCTCTGACATCTGTTTCTGTTTCTCGGTTTATTCTTATTGCGCCCTGTTGTTTTTGTTCATCAAAGAGATTCTTTATTATCCATGGGTTGGCCTTGCTTGCCTGTTTTTCTCCAAGGTATCCAAGAACTGCATCCCAGATTGAGTCTACTACTTCAGGGAATTCGTGTGCTGTCTCTGAGTGTATCTTGTATCGGATGTATCTGTTGTCTTCTCTCAGTGTTGGCGGGAGGTGTTTCATTTCTTTTCAACTCCGGGCCTGATGCACTCATCTTTCTCTGATTTTTCTGCGTTGCGGATTATTTTTCCGGGCGTTTCTGCGACTGCCTTCTTTCCCGAGTAGCCTATTGAGTCAATTAGGGC contains the following coding sequences:
- a CDS encoding Rpp14/Pop5 family protein; translation: MKHLPPTLREDNRYIRYKIHSETAHEFPEVVDSIWDAVLGYLGEKQASKANPWIIKNLFDEQKQQGAIRINRETETDVRAALIFIDEIVGEEAFVTVEQVAGTVKSLEGLEE